A window of the Erpetoichthys calabaricus chromosome 10, fErpCal1.3, whole genome shotgun sequence genome harbors these coding sequences:
- the mmp9 gene encoding matrix metalloproteinase-9, translating into MRIFALAPLILGFYILGGLCAPMKKVFVNFPGDVLKNLTDEDLVNDYLERYGYLDSKARSTKQMSLSKALTKMQRYLGLEETGQLDEKTLKVMRAPRCGVPDVRNYQTFSGDLKWDHNNVTYRILNYSPDMDSSIIDDAFARAFKVWSDVTPLTFTRLYQGEADIMVSFGKKDHGDPYPFDGKDGLLAHAYPPGEGLQGDAHFDDDEFWTLGKGAVVKTYYGNAEGAMCHFPFTFNGKSYSTCTTEGRDDQLPWCSTTADFDKDKKYGFCPSELLYTYGGNSNGDKCVFPFVFLGETYDKCTTEGRTDGYRWCATTSNFDKDMKYGFCPNRDTAVIGGNSEGEPCEFPFTFLGKKYYSCTSEGRSDQKLWCATTSNYDKDQKWGFCPDQGYSLFLVAAHEFGHALGLDHSNIHDALMYPMYVYFEDFKLDKDDIDGIQYLYGPNPGPGPTPPQPSKTTSSPSTTTTTPNPKTPKTPDTPTASPSTPETTTQPIDPSLNPCQIPIFDTMSEIMGELHLFKDGLYWKLKAKSNIKGPYRIQETWPALPNVIDTAFEDLLTKKIYFFSGRRFWVYHGDRVLGPRGIEKLGLGNDVEKIEGAIQRGQGKVLLFSGGKYWRMDTKTQLTDKGYPRDIDDMFGGVPLDAHDVFLYKGSYYFCQQSYYWRMNTRLQVDRVGYIKYDILNCPDPSRKY; encoded by the exons ATGAGAATCTTTGCTCTTGCCCCTTTAATTCTGGGGTTTTACATCTTGGGAGGCTTGTGTGCTCCAATGAAGAAAGTGTTTGTGAACTTCCCTGGGGATGTGCTGAAGAACCTCACCGATGAAGACCTTGTCAAT GACTACCTGGAGCGTTATGGTTACTTGGATAGTAAAGCACGCAGTACAAAGCAGATGTCTCTATCCAAAGCTTTAACAAAAATGCAGCGGTACCTAGGCCTGGAGGAGACTGGTCAATTGGACGAGAAAACTCTGAAAGTCATGAGAGCGCCACGGTGTGGAGTTCCTGATGTTCGGAACTACCAGACCTTCAGTGGTGACTTGAAGTGGGACCATAATAACGTCACATACAG GATTCTTAATTATTCTCCTGACATGGACTCTTCCATTATTGATGATGCTTTTGCCCGGGCTTTTAAAGTGTGGAGCGATGTCACCCCACTGACCTTTACCCGATTGTATCAGGGTGAGGCAGACATCATGGTATCCTTTGGAAAGAAAG ATCATGGAGATCCTTATCCTTTTGATGGAAAAGATGGACTGCTGGCACATGCTTACCCACCAGGAGAGGGCCTTCAGGGAGACGCTCATTTTGATGATGATGAGTTCTGGACGTTGGGCAAAGGAGCAG TTGTGAAGACATATTACGGAAATGCAGAAGGGGCAATGTGCCATTTCCCTTTTACTTTTAATGGCAAGTCTTACTCTACCTGTACCACTGAAGGCCGTGATGACCAACTGCCATGGTGCTCTACTACTGCAGACTTTGACAAAGACAAGAAATATGGCTTTTGTCCTAGCGAGC TTCTGTACACCTATGGTGGAAACAGCAATGGAGACAAGTGTGTCTTCCCCTTTGTGTTCCTGGGAGAAACATATGACAAATGCACCACAGAAGGGCGAACAGATGGATATCGCTGGTGTGCAACAACAAGTAATTTTGACAAGGATATGAAGTATGGATTCTGCCCCAATCGAG ACACAGCTGTGATTGGTGGAAACTCTGAAGGGGAACCATGTGAGTTTCCTTTCACCTTCCTGGGGAAAAAATATTACTCTTGTACCAGTGAAGGTCGTTCAGATCAGAAGCTGTGGTGTGCCACCACCAGTAACTATGACAAGGACCAGAAATGGGGATTCTGTCCAGATCAAG GATACAGCCTATTCCTGGTTGCAGCCCATGAATTTGGTCATGCTTTAGGTCTAGACCACTCCAACATCCATGATGCCCTTATGTACCCTATGTACGTTTACTTTGAGGACTTTAAACTGGACAAAGATGATATTGATGGGATTCAGTACCTCTACG gtCCCAATCCTGGTCCTGGGCCCACACCTCCACAGCCCAGCAAAACTACTTCCAGCCCCAGCACTACAACCACCACTCCTAACCCCAAAACTCCTAAGACACCAGACACTCCAACTGCCTCCCCATCAACACCTGAGACTACCACCCAACCCATTGATCCATCTTTGAATCCCTGTCAGATTCCCATTTTTGACACCATGTCTGAGATCATGGGAGAGCTGCACCTTTTCAAAGACGG ACTCTACTGGAAGCTGAAGGCAAAGTCAAACATTAAGGGCCCATATAGGATTCAAGAAACTTGGCCTGCTCTGCCTAATGTGATTGACACTGCATTTGAAGATCTGCTGAccaaaaaaatttactttttctCAG gtCGGCGTTTCTGGGTTTACCATGGCGATAGAGTTCTAGGACCACGCGGCATTGAAAAATTAGGTCTGGGCAACGATGTGGAAAAGATTGAAGGTGCCATCCAAAGAGGACAAGGCAAAGTTCTGCTTTTCAGTGGTGGAAAGTACTGGAG GATGGACACAAAAACTCAGCTCACTGATAAAGGTTACCCCCGTGACATTGACGATATGTTTGGTGGAGTGCCACTGGATGCCCATGACGTCTTCCTCTACAAAG GAAGCTATTATTTCTGTCAGCAATCTTACTACTGGAGGATGAACACCCGCCTTCAAGTGGACAGAGTTGGATACATCAAGTATGACATCCTCAATTGCCCAGATCCTTCTCGCAAATACTGA